From a single Lolium rigidum isolate FL_2022 chromosome 7, APGP_CSIRO_Lrig_0.1, whole genome shotgun sequence genomic region:
- the LOC124675167 gene encoding anthocyanidin 3-O-glucosyltransferase 2-like — protein sequence MASRPTVVLIPLWGSGHFMSALEAGKGLLAAAGGAFSLTVLVMHAPTQAKAAEVEGHVRREAALGLDIRFLQLPAVEHPTDCVDPVEFASRYVELHTPHVKAAIAGLAPSSRAAAVVVDLFFTALFDVAHELALPAYVYFASPAAFLALMLRLPALREELTGPGFAEMEGAVDVPGLPPVPPSYMPACLVKSKIPSYDAFEYHGRRFMEARGVIVNTTVELESSVLAAIADGRCVPGRPAPALHAIGPVIWFETKENDQRRHECVRWLDAQPPASVVLLCFGSMGSHDAAQVREIAAGLERSGHRFLWVLRGSPVAGTRHPTDANLDELLPQGFLEATAGRGLVWPAWAPQREILSHAAVGGFVTHCGWNSVLESLWFGVPMVPWPLYGEQHLNAFELVAGVGVAVALEMDRKKGFFVQAAELERAVRNLMDGGSEEGRKARAKVSETSAEFRRAVGDGGSSCTALQRLVGEILDLPDGRR from the coding sequence ATGGCGTCTCGCCCTACCGTCGTCCTCATCCCGCTCTGGGGATCCGGACACTTCATGTCCGCGCTCGAGGCCGGCaaggggctgctggccgccgccgGGGGCGCCTTCTCCCTGACCGTGCTCGTCATGCACGCGCCGACGCAAGCCAAGGCCGCTGAGGTCGAGGGCCACGTGCGCCGGGAGGCGGCTTTGGGCCTCGACATCCGCTTCCTCCAGCTCCCCGCCGTCGAGCACCCCACCGACTGCGTGGATCCCGTGGAGTTCGCGTCCCGGTACGTCGAGCTCCACACGCCCCACGTCAAGGCGGCCATCGCCGGCCTGGCTCCGTCGTCCCGGGCGGCCGCGGTCGTCGTCGATCTCTTCTTCACGGCCCTGTTCGACGTGGCCCACGAGCTCGCCTTGCCGGCGTACGTGTACTTTGCCTCCCCCGCCGCGTTCCTCGCGCTCATGCTGCGCCTGCCGGCGCTCCGCGAGGAACTGACCGGCCCTGGGTTTGCGGAGATGGAAGGCGCGGTGGACGTGCCGGGGCTGCCGCCGGTGCCTCCGTCGTACATGCCGGCCTGCCTCGTCAAATCGAAGATCCCGAGCTACGACGCGTTCGAGTACCACGGACGCCGCTTCATGGAAGCCAGGGGCGTCATCGTGAACACCACCGTGGAGCTCGAGTCCTCGGTCCTCGCCGCAATCGCAGACGGTCGATGCGTTCCCGGGCGCCCCGCTCcggcgctccacgcgatcggccccgtgaTCTGGTTCGAAACCAAAGAAAACGACCAACGCCGGCACGAGTGCGTGCGTTGGCTcgacgcccagccgccggcgtcaGTGGTGCTCCTCTGCTTCGGAAGCATGGGGTCACACGACGCGGCCCAGGTGAGGGAGATCGCCGCGGGCCTAGAGCGCAGCGGCCACCGCTTCCTGTGGGTGCTGCGAGGCTCACCCGTCGCAGGTACGCGGCACCCGACGGACGCGAACCTGGACGAGCTGCTCCCGCAGGGGTTCCTGGAGGCGACGGCGGGGAGGGGGCTGGTGTGGCCGGCGTGGGCGCCGCAGAGGGAGATCCTATCCCACGCTGCCGTCGGCGGTTTCGTGACACACTGCGGCTGGAACTCCGTCCTGGAGAGCCTGTGGTTCGGCGTGCCGATGGTGCCGTGGCCGCTGTACGGGGAGCAGCACCTGAACGCGTTCGAGCTCGTTGCCGGCGTGGGCGTGGCGGTCGCGCTGGAGATGGACCGGAAGAAGGGGTTCTTCGTGCAGGCGGCGGAGCTGGAGCGCGCAGTGAGGAACCTGATGGACGGCGGGTCGGAGGAAGGGAGGAAGGCGAGGGCGAAGGTATCGGAAACGAGCGCCGAGTTCCGGAGGGCCGTCGGGGATGGCGGCTCGTCGTGCACCGCGCTGCAGAGGCTGGTCGGCGAGATTTTGGATCTGCCGGACGGAAGGAGATGA